One Phalacrocorax aristotelis chromosome Z, bGulAri2.1, whole genome shotgun sequence DNA window includes the following coding sequences:
- the LOC142050672 gene encoding protein FAM240A-like: MNSQYIRHEVRGCETSDLRNFWEKTIEKQTRYLQIEKERQQRSALTKLRNEWMERLEKRIKMLRTQPEDSSS; this comes from the exons ATGAATAGCCAATACATACGTCATGAAGTGCGGGGATGTGAAACTAGTGACCTAAGGAACTTCTGGGAAAAGACCATTGAAAAACAAACTCGGTATCTGCAAATTGAAAAAGAACGTCAGCAAAGAAGTGCTTTGACAAA GCTCAGAAATGAATGGATGGAGAGGCTGGAAAAACGGATAAAGATGTTGAGGACCCAACCTGAAGACTCATCTAGCTGA